One genomic segment of Gossypium arboreum isolate Shixiya-1 chromosome 3, ASM2569848v2, whole genome shotgun sequence includes these proteins:
- the LOC108476033 gene encoding 3-hydroxy-3-methylglutaryl-coenzyme A reductase 1-like — MEAPRLYSTKPVQSLKPTKKIPLEEDLGKASDALPLPLYLTNALFFTLFFSVVYFLLSRWREKIRTSTPLHVVTFSDIIAIFSFFASFSYLLGFFGIDFVQSLVFQPSPDVWIAEDEEEDNEVLLAKEDARKVPCGQALDCSLPPLPPAAPIVTTQKVCDEKPLMVIPEEDEEIVKSVVAGTTPSYSLESKLGDCKRAAAIRREALQRLTGKSLSGLPLDGFDYESILGQCCEMPVGYVQIPVGIAGPLLVNGREYSVPMATTEGCLVASTNRGCKAIHLSGGATSVLLKDGMTRAPCVRFGTAKRAADLKLYLEDPDNFETLSVVFNRSSRFGRLQGIKCAIAGKNLYIRFTCSTGDAMGMNMVSKGVQNVLDFLQTDFPDMDVIGISGNYCSDKKPAAVNWIEGRGKSVVCEATVKGDVVRKVLKTSVESLVELNMLKNLTGSAMAGALGGFNAHASNIVAAIYIATGQDPAQNVESSHCITMMEAINDGKDLHVSVTMPSIEVGTVGGGTQLASQSACLNLLGVKGASKETPGANSRMLAAIVASAVLAGELSLMSAIAAGQLVKSHMKYNRSTKDVSKASS; from the exons ATGGAGGCTCCTCGGCTGTATTCGACTAAACCTGTTCAATCTCTCAAGCCAACGAAGAAGATTCCTTTAGAGGAAGATCTCGGTAAAGCCTCCGACGCATTGCCGCTTCCCTTGTACCTAACCAATGCCCTGTTCTTCACCCTTTTCTTCTCGGTGGTTTATTTTCTTCTTTCCCGTTGGCGTGAGAAGATACGTACCTCCACACCTCTCCATGTCGTCACCTTTTCCGACATCATCGCCATTTTCTCATTTTTCGCGTCCTTTAGTTACCTTTTGGGTTTCTTTGGGATTGACTTCGTTCAATCTTTGGTTTTCCAACCATCGCCTGACGTTTGGATTGCTGAGGACGAGGAAGAGGATAATGAAGTTCTGCTCGCTAAGGAAGACGCCCGTAAGGTCCCTTGTGGACAAGCTCTCGATTGCTCGCTTCCACCTCTGCCTCCTGCCGCACCAATCGTGACTACCCAGAAGGTGTGCGATGAAAAGCCTTTGATGGTTATACCAGAGGAAGATGAAGAAATAGTTAAATCTGTAGTTGCTGGGACAACCCCTTCGTATTCCTTGGAATCGAAATTGGGTGATTGCAAGAGGGCGGCTGCAATCAGGAGGGAAGCGTTGCAAAGATTAACGGGGAAGTCGTTATCTGGGTTGCCCTTGGATGGATTTGATTACGAGTCGATTTTAGGGCAGTGTTGTGAGATGCCGGTTGGCTACGTGCAAATTCCCGTCGGAATTGCTGGGCCTTTGTTGGTTAATGGAAGAGAGTACTCGGTTCCTATGGCAACCACGGAAGGGTGCCTGGTGGCTAGCACTAATAGGGGCTGTAAGGCTATTCATTTGTCTGGTGGAGCTACAAGTGTTCTATTGAAAGATGGTATGACTAGAGCTCCATGTGTAAGGTTCGGTACTGCAAAAAGGGCAGCTGATTTGAAGTTGTATTTGGAGGACCCTGATAATTTCGAGACCTTGTCTGTTGTTTTCAACAG ATCAAGTAGATTTGGCAGGCTCCAGGGTATCAAATGTGCAATTGCTGGAAAGAATCTGTATATTAGATTCACTTGCAGTACAGGTGATGCTATGGGGATGAACATGGTTTCCAAGGGAGTGCAAAACGTTTTGGATTTCCTTCAAACTGATTTCCCTGACATGGATGTCATTGGCATCTCTG GAAACTATTGTTCCGACAAAAAACCGGCTGCGGTAAATTGGATTGAAGGACGAGGCAAATCTGTTGTCTGTGAAGCCACCGTTAAGGGTGATGTGGTTAGGAAGGTCCTGAAGACAAGTGTGGAATCTCTCGTTGAGCTTAACATGCTTAAGAACCTTACTGGATCAGCTATGGCTGGAGCTCTGGGTGGATTTAACGCTCACGCCAGTAACATCGTTGCTGCAATCTACATAGCCACCGGCCAAGATCCGGCTCAAAACGTCGAGAGCTCGCATTGCATCACGATGATGGAAGCTATTAATGATGGCAAGGACCTCCACGTCTCTGTCACAATGCCTTCCATCGAG GTTGGTACTGTTGGTGGTGGAACTCAGCTTGCATCTCAATCAGCCTGTTTGAACTTACTTGGAGTGAAGGGTGCAAGCAAAGAGACACCAGGAGCAAACTCTAGGATGCTGGCAGCCATTGTAGCGTCTGCTGTTCTTGCCGGGGAGCTGTCTCTTATGTCTGCAATTGCAGCAGGACAATTAGTTAAGAGCCATATGAAATACAATAGGTCAACTAAAGATGTGTCCAAGGCTTCTTCATAG